CGGGAGACGACGGCGTTCGCGCGGGACACCATGCCGGCGGTGTTGGTCAACCACGTGATGCGCACGTACCTGTTCGGCGCGATCCAGTTGCGGCGAACGGGTACGGCGTTCGACGAGGAGATCGCGTTCGTCGGCTGTCTGCTGCACGATCTGGGTCTGCTCGAGTCGTTCTGGTCACCGGCGGAACGGTTCGAGGTCGACGGCGCGGACGCGGCCCGGCGGTTCCTCGCCGGCCGGGGCACGCCCGCGGAGACCGTCGACGTGGTCTGGGACGCGATCGCGCTGCACACGTCCGGCGGCATCGCGTTGCGCAAACGCCCGGAGATCGCGATCGTGGCGCTCGGCTCCGGGCTCGACTTCGCCGGAATGGGCCTGGAGCACCTGCCGGACGGTGCACTCGGTGAGATCCTCTCGGCGTACCCGCGGCTGGGTTTCAAGAGGGACGCGCTGGACACGATGGTGGCGCTCTGCGCCGGTAAGCCGGCCGGCGTGATGATGCACTATTTCGCCGAGGTCGGCCGCCGGCACATCCCCGGGTTCGGCCTGCCCACGGTGGACGACGTGCTGATGGCCGCGCCGTTCGACGAGTGAGCCGCCACGGCTCCGGTCAGCCTCGCGCGGGCGCGTGCTCGTCGGCGGGCCGCCGGGCGTCGCCGACGTGGCCGCGGGGTGACATGCCGCCGTCCGTGACCGCGGTGCGGCCGCGGCCGTCGTTCTTGGCCCAGTAGAGCGCCCGGTCCGCGTCCGCGACCAGCTGTTCCGGCACCTCGTGCCCGTCCCACAGCGCCACGCCGGCGGAGAACGACTGGCCGTACGGCGTGACCGTGCGCATCCGGTCGAGCAGCACCGCGGCCTCGTCCGCGGTGACGCCCGGCAGCAGCACGCCGAACTCCTCGCCGCCGTAGCGGGCCAGCAGGTCGCCGGGCCGCAGTCGTTCGCGCCAGGCCGCCGCGGCCTCCTTGAGCAGGCGGTCGCCGGCCGGGTGGCCGTGCGTGTCGTTGTACTTCTTGAAGTGGTCGAGGTCGATCAGCGCGACCGCCACGGGCGCGCCGCTGCGCACCGCCTTGGCCATCTCCCGGCTCAGTTCCAGGTCCCAGGCCCGCCGGTTGGGCAGGCCGGTCAGCTGGTCGTTGTGGGCGAGCGCGCGCAGTTGCGCGGCCTGGTCCTGCACCC
This genomic window from Catenuloplanes niger contains:
- a CDS encoding HD domain-containing protein; protein product: MDQFGEVAGVRVPRTRLARETTAFARDTMPAVLVNHVMRTYLFGAIQLRRTGTAFDEEIAFVGCLLHDLGLLESFWSPAERFEVDGADAARRFLAGRGTPAETVDVVWDAIALHTSGGIALRKRPEIAIVALGSGLDFAGMGLEHLPDGALGEILSAYPRLGFKRDALDTMVALCAGKPAGVMMHYFAEVGRRHIPGFGLPTVDDVLMAAPFDE